The window TTCTCTAATTACGATATGACGAATAATATCATCACTAATCTTAGCTAGACGATCAAATTCATTGATTGCCAATGCATCTGTTGCTGTAAACTTAACGATATGATAAATTCCCTCGCGGAAATCTTTAATTTCGTAAGCTAAACGGCGTTTCGCCCAGTCTTTAGATTCAATTACTTCAGCGCCATTATCTTTTAAGATAGTATCGAAACGTTCAACAAGTGCTGCTTTCGCTGCCTCTTCAATGTTTGGACGGATAATGTAGTTAATTTCATACTTTGCTGTTTGTAGACTCATCTGACTGTCACCTCCTTGTGGACTTTGGCTCCTTTGATTACAAAAGAGCAAGGAGAGCATTCTATATTTATAGATTACT is drawn from Carnobacterium gallinarum DSM 4847 and contains these coding sequences:
- the rpsF gene encoding 30S ribosomal protein S6, coding for MSLQTAKYEINYIIRPNIEEAAKAALVERFDTILKDNGAEVIESKDWAKRRLAYEIKDFREGIYHIVKFTATDALAINEFDRLAKISDDIIRHIVIREEA